Proteins co-encoded in one Odontesthes bonariensis isolate fOdoBon6 chromosome 24, fOdoBon6.hap1, whole genome shotgun sequence genomic window:
- the tdh gene encoding L-threonine dehydrogenase, with product MPVIRTLSKVVKQALLSTSGCGCQPLTVAVRTISFSPRQVTSDASFHSVSFSETDNPKVLITGGLGQLGVGLAKMLRKRYGKNNVILSDIRKPPSDVYHSGPFIYSDILDYKNLREIVVNNRITWLVHYSALLSAVGEANVALARSVNITGLHNILDIAAEHGLRLFVPSTIGAFGPTSPRNPTPDLCVQRPRTIYGVSKVHAELMGEYYYHRYGLDFRCLRYPGIISADSMPGGGTTDYAVQIFHDAIKSGKFECNLRHDTRLPMMYIDDCLRATLEVMEAPAETLSMRTYNINAMSFTPKELAQELQKQMSELEVTYDVDHVRQAIADSWPMNFDDSNARKDWGWKHDYDLPELVQTMLNYFGVETRMARVN from the exons ATGCCTGtcatcagaaccctcagcaaAGTGGTCAAACAGGCCCTGCTCAGCACTTCTGGGTGTGGCTGCCAGCCCCTCACTGTGGCCGTGCGCACCATCAGCTTCTCCCCGAGGCAGGTCACGTCCGATGCCAGCTTCCACTCTGTGTCCTTCTCGGAAACAGATAACCCCAAGGTGCTCATCACAG GTGGCCTGGGACAGCTCGGAGTGGGACTGGCCAAAATGTTGAG GAAGAGATATGGAAAGAACAACGTCATTCTGTCAGACATCAGGAAACCTCCAAGCGACGTTTACCACAGCG GCCCCTTCATCTACTCGGACATCCTGGACTACAAGAACCTGCGGGAGATTGTGGTGAACAACCGCATCACTTGGCTGGTTCACTACAGCGCCCTCCTTAGTGCTGTAGGAGAAGCTAACGTGGCCTTGGCCCGCTCTGTTAACATCACCG GGCTTCACAACATCCTGGACATCGCGGCAGAGCACGGCTTGCGTCTGTTTGTCCCCAGCACCATTGGCGCCTTTGGTCCTACTTCTCCCCGCAACCCTACGCCCGATCTGTGTGTGCAGAGACCTCGCACCATCTACGGTGTTTCCAAAGTCCATGCTGAGTTAATGGGAGAG TACTACTACCACCGTTATGGCCTGGACTTCCGCTGTCTCCGCTACCCAGGAATCATCTCTGCTGATTCCATGCCAGGAGGCGGCACAACAG ATTATGCTGTCCAGATTTTTCATGATGCAATCAAGAGCGGCAAGTTTGAGTGCAACTTGCGACACGACACACGGCTCCCCATGATGTACATCGACGACTGCCTGCGTGCCACgctggaggtgatggaggcACCAGCCGAAACTCTCAGTATGAGGACTTACAACATCAATGCCATGAGCTTTACCCCCAAGGAGTTGGCCCAGGAGCTCCAGAAGCAGATGTCTGAGCTGGAGGTTACGTATGATGTCGACCATGTACGACAGGCAATCG CCGACAGCTGGCCGATGAACTTTGATGATTCCAACGCACGGAAGGACTGGGGCTGGAAACACGATTACGATCTGCCGGAGCTGGTCCAGACTATGCTGAACTACTTTGGTGTGGAGACACGCATGGCTCGTGTTAACTGA